From the genome of Helicobacter pylori, one region includes:
- the fliP gene encoding flagellar type III secretion system pore protein FliP (The bacterial flagellar biogenesis protein FliP forms a type III secretion system (T3SS)-type pore required for flagellar assembly.), whose protein sequence is MRFFIFLILICPLICPLMSADSTLPSVNLSLNAPNDPKQLVTTLNVIALLTLLVLAPSLILVMTSFTRLIVVFSFLRTALGTQQTPPTQILVSLSLILTFFIMEPSLKKAYDTGIKPYMDKKISYTEAFEKSALPFKEFMLKNTREKDLALFFRIRNLPNPKTPDDVSLSVLIPAFMISELKTAFQIGFLLYLPFLVIDMVISSILMAMGMMMLPPVMISLPFKILVFILVDGFNLLTENLVASFKTV, encoded by the coding sequence TTGCGTTTTTTTATTTTTTTAATTCTCATTTGCCCTTTAATATGCCCTTTAATGAGTGCTGATAGCACGCTACCCAGCGTCAATCTCTCTTTAAACGCTCCTAATGATCCTAAGCAGCTTGTAACCACTCTTAATGTTATCGCCCTGCTCACGCTTTTAGTTTTAGCCCCGTCATTGATTTTAGTGATGACAAGTTTCACCCGTTTGATCGTGGTGTTTTCTTTTTTAAGGACCGCTTTAGGCACGCAACAAACCCCACCCACTCAAATTTTAGTCTCGCTCTCTTTGATATTGACTTTTTTCATCATGGAACCTAGCTTGAAAAAGGCTTATGATACAGGGATTAAGCCTTATATGGATAAAAAAATTTCTTACACCGAAGCGTTTGAAAAAAGCGCTCTGCCTTTCAAGGAATTCATGCTTAAAAACACACGAGAAAAGGATCTAGCCCTTTTTTTTAGGATTAGAAACCTGCCTAACCCTAAAACCCCTGATGATGTGAGTTTGAGCGTTTTAATCCCGGCATTTATGATAAGCGAGTTGAAAACAGCGTTTCAAATCGGCTTTTTACTCTACTTGCCTTTTTTGGTGATTGATATGGTTATCAGCTCTATTTTAATGGCGATGGGCATGATGATGCTCCCGCCTGTAATGATTTCTCTGCCTTTTAAAATTTTAGTGTTTATTCTGGTGGATGGGTTTAATTTATTGACCGAAAATTTAGTAGCGAGTTTTAAAACGGTTTAA